A genomic segment from Cyanobium sp. NIES-981 encodes:
- a CDS encoding UbiD family decarboxylase, translating to MTATQAAPVTRRRLRRDLRGFLALLESRGQLRRIQAPVDPDLELAAIADRVLSCGGPALLFENVIGSSMPVAINLLGTQERVLWSMGMEQPEELEALGGRLALLQQPRPPKGAKEALRFGSVLLDVLKARPDLDLTPPCHQQVLKGERVNLDALPLLRPWPSDGGRIITLGLVITKDPETGTPNVGVYRLQQQSVNTMTVHWLSVRGGARHLRKAAALGKKLEIAIAIGVHPLLVMAAATPIPVQLSEWLFAGIYAGEGVRLAKCKTVNLEVPSHSEVVLEGTITPGEERSDGPFGDHMGFYGGEEPSPLVRIQCVTQRRDPIYFTTFSGRPPKEDAMLAIALNRIYTPILRQQIPEIVDFFLPMEGLSYKLAVIAIDKAYPGQAKRAAMAFWTALPQFTYTKFVVVVDKSINIRDPRQVIWAISALVDPQRDLFVLADTPFDSLDFASERLGLGGRLAIDATTKLGPERRHPWGEPLGRPPELEARLDARWQELGLGDVGRAAPDPTLFGYTLEHVLDRLSRAGLGA from the coding sequence ATGACCGCCACCCAGGCTGCCCCCGTGACCCGCCGTCGCCTCCGCCGCGACCTGAGGGGCTTCCTGGCCCTGCTGGAGAGCCGGGGCCAGCTGCGGCGCATTCAGGCGCCGGTGGACCCCGACCTGGAGCTGGCGGCCATTGCCGACCGGGTGCTCAGCTGCGGCGGCCCGGCCCTGCTGTTCGAGAACGTGATCGGCAGCTCCATGCCGGTGGCCATCAACCTGCTCGGCACCCAGGAGCGGGTGCTGTGGAGCATGGGCATGGAGCAGCCCGAGGAACTGGAAGCCCTCGGCGGGCGGCTGGCGCTGCTGCAGCAGCCGCGCCCGCCCAAGGGAGCCAAGGAGGCGCTGCGCTTCGGTTCGGTGCTGCTGGATGTGCTCAAGGCGCGGCCCGATCTCGACCTCACCCCCCCCTGCCATCAGCAGGTGTTGAAAGGCGAGCGGGTGAACCTCGATGCCCTGCCGCTGCTGCGCCCCTGGCCGAGCGATGGGGGCCGCATCATCACCCTCGGCCTGGTGATCACCAAGGACCCCGAAACCGGTACCCCCAATGTGGGGGTCTACCGGCTGCAGCAGCAGTCGGTCAACACCATGACGGTGCACTGGCTGAGCGTGCGCGGCGGCGCCCGCCACCTGCGCAAGGCGGCGGCCCTGGGGAAGAAGCTGGAGATCGCCATCGCCATCGGCGTCCATCCCCTGCTGGTGATGGCCGCCGCCACCCCGATCCCGGTGCAGCTGAGCGAATGGCTGTTCGCGGGCATCTATGCTGGCGAAGGGGTGCGGCTGGCCAAGTGCAAGACCGTGAACCTGGAGGTGCCCAGCCACAGCGAAGTGGTGCTGGAGGGCACGATCACGCCCGGCGAAGAGCGCTCCGATGGGCCCTTCGGCGACCACATGGGCTTCTACGGCGGCGAGGAGCCCTCCCCGCTGGTGCGCATCCAGTGCGTCACCCAGCGCCGTGATCCCATCTACTTCACCACCTTCAGCGGCCGTCCCCCCAAGGAGGACGCCATGCTCGCGATCGCCCTCAACCGCATCTACACACCGATCCTGCGCCAGCAGATCCCGGAGATCGTGGATTTCTTCCTGCCGATGGAGGGGCTCAGCTACAAGCTGGCGGTGATCGCCATCGACAAGGCCTACCCCGGCCAGGCCAAGCGCGCCGCGATGGCCTTCTGGACGGCTCTGCCCCAGTTCACCTACACGAAGTTCGTGGTGGTGGTGGACAAGAGCATCAACATCCGCGACCCCCGCCAGGTGATCTGGGCGATCAGCGCCCTCGTGGATCCCCAGCGCGACCTGTTCGTGCTGGCGGACACCCCCTTTGACAGTCTCGATTTCGCCAGCGAACGGCTGGGCCTGGGCGGCCGCCTTGCCATCGATGCCACCACCAAGCTCGGACCGGAGCGGCGCCACCCCTGGGGCGAACCCCTCGGCCGCCCCCCCGAACTGGAGGCCCGCCTCGATGCCCGCTGGCAGGAGCTGGGCCTGGGGGATGTGGGCCGCGCCGCCCCCGATCCCACCCTCTTCGGCTACACCCTCGAACACGTGCTCGACCGCCTCAGCCGGGCTGGTCTGGGGGCCTGA
- a CDS encoding 2-phosphosulfolactate phosphatase family protein: protein MQISYFHTSECVPPVKAVAEGGPDAAVVIDVLRATTTIAWALQNGAEAVEAFADLAALDAAAAAWPPGRTLRAGERGGRRVEGYDLGNSPLAVTPELVQGKRIFMSTTNGTRSLQAVRPVPLLLTACLPNRTAVARRLVESAVERVWIVGSGWEGDYSLEDSLAAGAVASAATELAVAPHRGVSFGNDEMLAALALWQQWHSDPETCLRAASHGQRLSGLGNHDADFACCSAVDNLRIVPMQQEPGVLRAS, encoded by the coding sequence GTGCAGATCTCCTACTTCCACACCTCCGAGTGCGTGCCTCCCGTGAAGGCCGTGGCGGAGGGGGGACCGGACGCCGCCGTGGTGATCGATGTGCTGCGGGCCACCACCACCATTGCTTGGGCACTGCAGAACGGAGCGGAGGCCGTGGAGGCCTTCGCCGATCTGGCCGCGCTGGATGCGGCGGCGGCCGCCTGGCCGCCCGGGCGCACCCTGCGGGCGGGAGAGCGGGGCGGCCGGCGGGTGGAGGGCTACGACCTGGGCAATTCCCCCCTGGCGGTGACCCCTGAGCTGGTGCAGGGCAAGCGGATCTTCATGAGCACCACCAACGGCACCCGCTCCCTGCAGGCCGTTCGCCCGGTCCCCCTGCTGCTCACAGCCTGCCTGCCGAACCGCACGGCCGTGGCCCGGCGCCTGGTGGAGTCGGCCGTGGAACGGGTGTGGATCGTGGGCAGTGGCTGGGAGGGCGACTACTCCCTCGAAGACAGCCTGGCCGCCGGTGCGGTGGCCTCCGCCGCCACGGAGCTGGCGGTGGCCCCCCATCGGGGGGTGAGCTTCGGCAACGACGAGATGCTGGCGGCCCTGGCCCTGTGGCAGCAGTGGCACAGCGATCCCGAGACCTGCCTGCGGGCCGCCAGCCATGGGCAGCGCCTCAGTGGTCTGGGCAACCACGACGCCGACTTCGCCTGCTGCAGCGCCGTGGACAACCTCCGCATCGTGCCGATGCAGCAGGAGCCGGGGGTGCTGCGGGCCAGTTGA
- the glmU gene encoding bifunctional UDP-N-acetylglucosamine diphosphorylase/glucosamine-1-phosphate N-acetyltransferase GlmU, with amino-acid sequence MLAVAVLAAGKGTRMKSELPKVLQPLAGSTLVERVLASCRHLDPQRQLLIVGHQAERVEASLAAQPGLEFVLQQPQNGTGHAVQQLLGPLEGFAGDLLVLNGDVPLLRPATLEALLEQHHRTGAAVTLLTARLDDPSGYGRVFSTDDGRVSAIVEHRDCSEEQRRNPLINAGIYCFNWPQLAAVLPSLTADNDQGELYLTDTVAMLEPAMHQEVADAAEISGINDRLQLAQCEALLQERLRRHWMAEGVTFTDPASCTLSEGTRFGRDVVVEPQCHFRGDSSIGAGCRIGPGCLIEDSRLGDGVQALYSVVRQAEVGAGCSLGPFAQVRPGSTLAEHCHVGNFVEVKNSSLGAGVKVNHLSYIGDADLGERVNVGAGTITANYDGVRKHRTVIGAGSKTGANSVLVAPISLGENVTVGAGSTLTRNVPAGALALGRARQLVKENWSGPQGG; translated from the coding sequence ATGCTCGCCGTTGCCGTGTTGGCCGCCGGGAAGGGCACGCGGATGAAGAGTGAGCTGCCCAAGGTGCTGCAGCCCCTGGCCGGCTCCACCCTGGTGGAGCGCGTGCTGGCCAGTTGCCGCCATCTCGATCCCCAGCGCCAGCTGTTGATCGTGGGCCACCAGGCGGAACGGGTGGAGGCCTCCCTGGCGGCCCAGCCTGGCCTGGAGTTCGTGCTGCAGCAGCCCCAGAACGGCACCGGCCATGCCGTGCAGCAGTTGCTCGGCCCCCTGGAGGGCTTCGCGGGGGACCTGCTGGTGCTCAACGGGGATGTGCCGCTGCTGCGGCCCGCCACCCTTGAAGCCCTGCTGGAGCAGCACCACCGCACGGGCGCGGCGGTGACCCTGCTCACGGCCCGGCTCGACGATCCCAGCGGCTACGGCCGGGTGTTCTCCACTGACGACGGCCGGGTGAGCGCCATCGTGGAGCACCGCGACTGCAGCGAGGAGCAGCGCCGCAACCCCCTGATCAATGCGGGCATCTACTGCTTCAACTGGCCGCAGCTGGCCGCCGTGCTGCCCTCCCTCACCGCCGACAACGACCAGGGCGAGCTCTATCTCACCGACACGGTGGCGATGCTGGAGCCCGCCATGCATCAGGAGGTGGCCGATGCCGCCGAGATCAGCGGCATCAACGACCGGCTGCAGCTGGCCCAGTGCGAAGCCCTGCTGCAGGAGCGGCTGCGCCGGCACTGGATGGCCGAGGGGGTGACCTTCACGGATCCCGCCAGCTGCACCCTGAGCGAGGGCACCCGCTTCGGCCGTGACGTGGTGGTGGAGCCCCAGTGCCATTTCCGCGGCGATTCCAGCATCGGAGCCGGCTGCCGCATCGGCCCCGGCTGTCTGATCGAGGACTCCCGGCTGGGGGACGGTGTGCAGGCGCTCTACAGCGTGGTGCGCCAGGCCGAGGTGGGCGCGGGCTGCTCGCTCGGCCCCTTTGCCCAGGTGCGCCCGGGCTCGACCCTGGCCGAGCACTGCCACGTGGGCAACTTCGTGGAAGTGAAGAACAGCAGCCTGGGGGCGGGGGTGAAGGTGAACCACCTCAGCTACATCGGCGATGCCGACCTCGGCGAGCGGGTGAACGTGGGGGCGGGCACGATCACCGCCAACTACGATGGGGTGCGCAAGCACCGCACGGTGATCGGCGCCGGCAGCAAGACCGGGGCCAACTCCGTGCTCGTGGCCCCGATCAGCCTGGGGGAGAACGTGACCGTGGGGGCGGGCTCCACCCTCACCCGCAACGTGCCCGCCGGGGCCCTGGCCCTGGGCCGGGCCCGCCAGCTGGTGAAGGAGAACTGGAGCGGCCCCCAGGGCGGCTGA
- the sds gene encoding solanesyl diphosphate synthase encodes MATVAELLNPVEADLDTLLADLRSLIGAGHPILQAAAEHLFAAGGKRLRPGIVLLLSRAVAPDGELTPRHRRLAEITEMIHTASLVHDDVVDEAATRRGVDTVHSRFNHRVAVLAGDFLFAQASWHLANLDDLDVVKLLSRVIMDLADGEVKQGLFRYDTTQSFETYLEKSYCKTASLIANSARAAGVLSGLAASRLDDLYRFGRQLGLAFQVVDDILDFTGSDQQLGKPAASDLASGYLTAPALFALQERPALAGLIEREFSEEGDLEQALELVRGCEAIPRSRALAEQFSREAAEALEWLQPSEPRSALRALPDFVLSRLY; translated from the coding sequence GTGGCAACGGTTGCAGAGCTGCTCAATCCGGTCGAGGCGGATCTCGATACCCTGCTGGCCGACCTGCGCAGCCTGATCGGAGCGGGCCATCCCATCCTCCAGGCCGCCGCCGAGCACCTCTTCGCCGCCGGTGGCAAGCGGCTGAGGCCCGGCATCGTGCTGCTGCTCTCCCGGGCGGTGGCCCCGGACGGGGAACTCACCCCGCGGCATCGCCGCCTGGCCGAGATCACCGAGATGATCCACACCGCCTCGCTGGTGCACGACGACGTGGTGGACGAGGCCGCCACCCGGCGCGGGGTCGACACCGTGCACAGCCGTTTCAATCACCGGGTGGCCGTTCTTGCCGGCGATTTCCTCTTCGCCCAGGCCAGCTGGCACCTCGCCAACCTCGATGACCTCGATGTGGTGAAGCTGCTCAGCCGCGTGATCATGGATCTGGCCGACGGCGAGGTGAAGCAGGGGCTGTTCCGCTACGACACCACCCAGAGCTTCGAGACCTACCTCGAGAAGAGCTACTGCAAGACCGCCTCCCTGATCGCCAACAGTGCCCGTGCCGCCGGCGTTCTTTCTGGCCTGGCGGCCTCAAGGCTCGATGACCTCTACCGCTTCGGCCGCCAGCTGGGCCTGGCCTTCCAGGTGGTGGATGACATCCTCGACTTCACCGGCAGCGACCAGCAGCTCGGCAAGCCGGCCGCCAGTGATCTGGCCTCCGGCTACCTCACCGCTCCCGCCCTGTTCGCCCTGCAGGAGCGACCGGCCCTGGCCGGCCTGATCGAGCGGGAATTCTCCGAGGAGGGCGATCTCGAACAGGCCCTCGAGCTGGTGCGCGGCTGCGAGGCCATCCCCCGTTCGCGGGCGCTGGCCGAACAGTTCTCCCGGGAAGCCGCCGAAGCCCTGGAGTGGCTGCAGCCCTCCGAGCCCCGCAGTGCGCTCAGGGCCCTGCCGGACTTCGTGCTCAGCCGTCTCTACTGA
- a CDS encoding carbon-nitrogen hydrolase family protein: MSSFLAAAVQLTSTPDPDANFAAAEEQIELAARRGAELVGLPENFAFMGEDALRLELAPALAERCSTFLVTMARRYQVTLLGGGFPVPSGEGHTLNRAELVGTEGQLLARYDKIHLFDVDLPDGNTYRESATVRPGEELPPVVAVPGLGRIGLSICYDVRFPELYRHLAAAGADVLMVPAAFTAFTGKDHWQVLLQARAIENTAYVVAPAQTGLHYGRRQSHGHALVIDPWGTVLADAGDAPGLAVAPIDPRHGERVRAQMPSLQHRRPALF, translated from the coding sequence GTGAGCAGTTTTCTGGCGGCAGCGGTGCAGCTCACCAGCACGCCGGATCCGGATGCCAACTTCGCGGCTGCCGAGGAGCAGATCGAGCTGGCAGCGCGCCGGGGCGCCGAACTGGTGGGCCTGCCTGAGAACTTCGCCTTCATGGGGGAGGACGCACTCCGTCTGGAACTCGCTCCTGCCCTGGCGGAGCGCTGCAGCACCTTTCTGGTCACCATGGCGCGCCGCTACCAGGTGACCCTCCTCGGCGGCGGCTTCCCCGTGCCCTCCGGTGAGGGGCACACCCTCAACCGGGCCGAGCTGGTGGGCACCGAGGGGCAGCTGCTGGCCCGCTACGACAAGATCCATCTCTTCGATGTGGATCTGCCCGACGGCAACACCTACCGGGAGTCGGCCACGGTGCGCCCCGGTGAGGAGCTGCCCCCGGTGGTGGCGGTGCCGGGTCTGGGCCGCATCGGCCTGTCCATCTGCTACGACGTCCGCTTCCCCGAGCTCTACCGCCACCTGGCCGCCGCCGGCGCCGATGTGCTGATGGTGCCGGCCGCCTTCACGGCCTTCACCGGCAAGGACCACTGGCAGGTGCTGCTCCAGGCCCGGGCGATCGAAAACACCGCCTATGTGGTGGCACCGGCCCAGACCGGGCTGCACTACGGCCGTCGCCAGAGCCATGGCCACGCGCTGGTGATCGATCCCTGGGGCACGGTGCTGGCCGACGCCGGCGACGCCCCCGGCCTGGCCGTCGCTCCGATCGACCCACGCCACGGCGAGCGGGTGCGGGCCCAGATGCCGAGCCTGCAGCACCGCCGGCCTGCCCTGTTCTGA
- the murI gene encoding glutamate racemase, whose product MALLLGLFDSGLGGLTVLRRVNQLYPHSPCLYLGDTARVPYGTRSAEEIRTIAAEVVQWLRRQRVGVLLMACNTSNALALDVAVAEAGVPVLGLIDSVASVISSDRVGVLATPATAGSGAYRRAIHASRPDALVVEVGCPEFVPLIEAGHRFSPELRRAAVAYLEPLLAADVDTVVLGCTHYPLLRPLLTELLPAGVQLVDPAEAAAERLGPLLGSLGEAPEVERQGESVVPAVQRSRLCVTGCPDTFATGAEDWLGHRPSVERVDLRSTAGAF is encoded by the coding sequence ATGGCGCTGCTTCTCGGGCTGTTCGACAGCGGTCTTGGCGGCCTCACCGTGCTGCGCAGGGTGAACCAGCTCTATCCCCACTCCCCCTGCCTCTACCTGGGGGACACGGCGCGGGTGCCCTACGGCACCCGCAGCGCCGAGGAGATCCGCACCATCGCGGCGGAGGTGGTGCAGTGGTTGCGCCGCCAGAGGGTGGGCGTGCTGCTGATGGCCTGCAACACCTCCAATGCCCTGGCCCTCGATGTGGCCGTGGCCGAGGCGGGCGTGCCCGTGCTCGGCCTGATCGACAGCGTGGCCAGCGTGATCAGCAGCGACCGGGTGGGTGTGCTGGCCACCCCCGCCACGGCGGGCAGCGGCGCCTACCGCCGGGCGATCCATGCCAGCCGCCCGGACGCCCTGGTGGTGGAGGTGGGCTGCCCGGAGTTCGTGCCCTTGATCGAAGCCGGCCACCGCTTTTCACCCGAGCTGCGCCGGGCTGCCGTCGCCTACCTCGAGCCACTGCTGGCGGCCGATGTGGACACGGTGGTGCTCGGCTGCACCCACTACCCCCTGTTGCGCCCCCTGCTCACCGAGCTGTTGCCCGCGGGCGTTCAGCTGGTGGATCCGGCCGAGGCTGCGGCCGAACGTCTGGGCCCCCTGCTCGGCAGCCTCGGCGAAGCCCCGGAGGTGGAGCGCCAGGGGGAGTCGGTCGTGCCGGCCGTCCAGCGCTCCCGGCTCTGCGTCACCGGCTGTCCGGACACCTTCGCCACCGGAGCCGAAGACTGGCTGGGCCACCGCCCCAGCGTCGAGCGCGTCGACCTGCGGTCCACCGCTGGAGCCTTCTAG
- a CDS encoding N-acetylmuramoyl-L-alanine amidase, with product MTRRHPWTVIRGLLVLALLLADLPAWASSLAAWRITRQGVLELRTSPNVRPQAFFEDGSRIQGPRVWVDLPGAPSRARSIRGSGDVREVRIGKPTPTSTRIVVEFRPGTDLDPADLRLVGTSPDRWKLEFKGLSRAVLLGLGEGDIEGTAVASYPVASFPTASTPLSADGLPVVPRGRFKVVIDPGHGGPDPGAVGIRGLRETDVVLDVSLQVARLLQARGVTVVMTRTSEVDVDLPPRVSLANRVGADVFVSVHANALSMARPDVNGIETFYFSSGYSRRLADSLQGQMLAVSPGSPNRGVKQGRFFVIRRTVMPSALVEMGFVTGALDAPRLADPAHRRRLALALATGILQYLGGR from the coding sequence ATGACCCGCAGGCATCCCTGGACTGTGATTCGCGGCCTGCTCGTGCTGGCCCTGCTGCTGGCCGACCTGCCGGCCTGGGCCTCGAGCCTGGCGGCCTGGCGCATCACCCGCCAGGGGGTGCTGGAGCTGCGCACCAGTCCCAATGTGCGGCCGCAGGCCTTCTTCGAGGACGGCTCCCGGATCCAGGGGCCGCGGGTGTGGGTCGACCTGCCGGGCGCCCCCTCCCGGGCCCGCTCCATCCGCGGCAGCGGCGACGTGCGGGAGGTGCGGATCGGCAAGCCCACCCCCACCTCCACCCGGATCGTGGTGGAGTTCCGGCCGGGCACCGACCTCGACCCCGCCGACCTGCGCCTGGTGGGCACCTCCCCCGACCGCTGGAAGCTGGAGTTCAAGGGCCTCAGCCGGGCGGTGCTGCTGGGCCTCGGCGAGGGCGACATCGAGGGCACTGCCGTGGCCTCCTACCCGGTGGCCAGTTTCCCCACCGCCAGCACCCCCCTCTCGGCCGATGGGCTGCCGGTGGTGCCACGGGGTCGGTTCAAGGTGGTGATCGACCCCGGTCATGGAGGCCCGGATCCCGGGGCCGTGGGCATCCGCGGCCTGCGGGAGACCGACGTGGTGCTCGATGTGTCGCTGCAGGTGGCGCGGCTCCTCCAGGCCCGCGGCGTGACCGTGGTGATGACCCGCACCTCGGAGGTGGACGTCGACCTCCCGCCCCGGGTGTCCCTGGCGAACCGCGTCGGTGCCGACGTGTTCGTGAGCGTCCACGCCAACGCCCTGAGCATGGCGCGTCCCGACGTGAATGGGATCGAGACCTTCTACTTCTCCAGCGGTTACTCCCGCCGTCTGGCCGACTCCCTGCAGGGCCAGATGCTGGCCGTGTCCCCCGGCTCGCCGAACCGGGGGGTGAAGCAGGGGCGCTTCTTCGTGATCCGCCGCACCGTGATGCCCTCCGCCCTGGTGGAGATGGGCTTCGTCACCGGTGCCCTCGACGCGCCCCGGCTGGCGGACCCCGCCCACCGCCGCCGGCTGGCCCTGGCCCTGGCCACGGGCATCCTCCAGTACCTCGGAGGACGCTGA
- a CDS encoding MnmC family methyltransferase yields MTSSASPLRARVGADGSFSLFSEAFGEGFHSAEGALREARQKYVEPAELQRHGPGHQLRVLDVGVGLGYNSAALIEAAAGRGLSLCWWGLELDRRPLELALEHPGFRRQWQPATLALLQQTLASGSWCSNGSLGRMLWGDARHRLAAIEARAPGGCDLILLDAFSPRRCPQLWSQEFLARLARLLAPAGRLLTYCSAAAVRGSLLCQGLELAAIRTPGDGAAAWSAGTAASPGPLLPSRVLRALTAMEREHLATRAAEPYRDPTGTATAQEVLQRRQQAQAGSAAPSTSAWRRRWGLPGRAEVRAGGPA; encoded by the coding sequence ATGACCTCCAGCGCCTCGCCGCTTAGAGCCCGGGTCGGGGCCGACGGCAGCTTCAGCCTCTTCAGCGAGGCCTTCGGGGAGGGGTTCCACAGCGCCGAGGGAGCCCTGCGGGAGGCCCGCCAGAAATACGTGGAGCCGGCGGAACTGCAGCGCCATGGGCCGGGGCACCAGCTGCGCGTGCTGGATGTGGGTGTGGGCCTGGGCTACAACAGCGCCGCCCTGATCGAGGCGGCCGCCGGCCGGGGGCTCAGCCTGTGCTGGTGGGGGCTGGAACTGGACCGGCGGCCGCTGGAGCTGGCCCTGGAGCACCCCGGCTTCCGCCGCCAGTGGCAGCCGGCCACCCTCGCGCTGCTGCAGCAGACCCTGGCCTCGGGCAGCTGGTGCTCCAACGGCAGCCTGGGCAGGATGCTCTGGGGTGACGCCCGGCACCGGCTGGCGGCAATCGAGGCGCGGGCGCCGGGTGGCTGCGACCTCATCCTCCTCGATGCCTTCTCGCCCCGACGCTGCCCCCAGCTCTGGAGCCAGGAGTTTCTGGCCCGGCTGGCCCGGCTGCTGGCCCCGGCTGGCCGACTGCTCACCTACTGCTCGGCGGCCGCGGTGCGGGGCAGCCTCCTGTGCCAGGGCCTCGAGCTGGCCGCCATCCGCACCCCAGGCGACGGGGCCGCGGCCTGGAGCGCCGGTACCGCCGCCAGCCCGGGCCCGCTGCTGCCCTCCCGCGTGCTGCGGGCGCTCACGGCGATGGAGCGGGAGCATCTGGCCACCCGGGCCGCCGAGCCCTACCGGGATCCCACCGGAACGGCGACGGCCCAGGAGGTGCTGCAGCGGCGGCAGCAGGCCCAGGCCGGCAGCGCGGCCCCCAGCACCAGCGCCTGGCGCCGCCGTTGGGGACTGCCCGGGCGGGCGGAGGTTCGGGCCGGTGGGCCCGCGTAG
- a CDS encoding Rrf2 family transcriptional regulator, with the protein MLAKSTTDAIRALLELAAVPERWRTGRELAAAQQLPEPMLEQLLLRLRRAGLVVARRGRLGGYRLARPPAEICLAAVIGAMQTPAPPREPESAGSAAEQVTRALEQRLQRAVGRTLQELSLEELLFDLRSAEACRDGDAGLLLG; encoded by the coding sequence ATGCTGGCCAAGAGCACCACGGATGCGATCAGGGCCCTGCTGGAGCTGGCCGCCGTTCCCGAGCGCTGGCGCACCGGCCGCGAGCTGGCGGCGGCCCAGCAGCTGCCCGAACCGATGCTGGAGCAGCTGCTGCTGCGGCTGCGCCGGGCGGGCCTGGTGGTGGCCCGGCGCGGTCGGCTGGGTGGCTACCGCCTGGCGCGCCCCCCTGCCGAGATCTGCCTGGCGGCGGTGATCGGGGCCATGCAGACGCCAGCGCCGCCGCGGGAACCGGAATCGGCGGGCTCAGCGGCCGAGCAGGTGACCCGGGCCCTGGAGCAGCGGTTGCAGCGGGCGGTGGGCCGCACCCTGCAGGAGCTGAGCCTCGAGGAACTGCTCTTCGATCTGCGCAGTGCCGAGGCCTGCCGCGACGGCGATGCCGGCCTGCTGCTGGGCTAG
- the aroA gene encoding 3-phosphoshikimate 1-carboxyvinyltransferase — protein MAQSSPPSAPLLLPAGGSLRGTVRVPGDKSISHRALLFGAIACGETCIEGLLPAEDPLSTAACLRAMGVEVSPIVAGALVRVQGVGLDGLQEPGDVLDCGNSGTTMRLMLGLLAGRAGRHFVLTGDASLRGRPMRRVGAPLAGMGAVIHGRRDGNFAPLAVLGQELRGTTVRTPVASAQVKSALLLAALSAEGPTTVIEPAQSRDHSERMLRAFGAALQVGGPGDTCVTVEPGATLRGQRVVVPGDISSAAFWLVAGAVTPGADLTVENVGLNPSRTGILEVLQQMGARIEVLNRRDVAGEPVGDLRVRHGPLQAFSIGGELIPRLVDEIPVLAVAACCAEGSSRIRDAGELRVKETDRLAVMARQLGAMGARIEEYEDGMAVHGGAELRGAELDSETDHRVAMSLAVAAGVARGDSRLHRPEAAAVSYPGFWDDLQRLAA, from the coding sequence TTGGCCCAGTCCAGCCCCCCCAGCGCCCCGCTCCTCCTGCCGGCCGGCGGCAGCCTGCGGGGCACGGTGCGGGTGCCGGGCGACAAGTCGATCTCCCACCGCGCGCTGCTGTTCGGCGCCATCGCCTGCGGTGAAACCTGCATCGAAGGCCTGCTGCCCGCCGAGGATCCCCTCAGCACGGCCGCCTGCCTGCGCGCCATGGGGGTGGAGGTGTCGCCAATCGTGGCGGGCGCTCTGGTGCGGGTGCAGGGGGTGGGCCTCGATGGGCTGCAGGAGCCGGGGGACGTGCTGGACTGCGGCAACTCCGGCACCACCATGCGGTTGATGCTGGGGCTGCTGGCGGGCCGCGCCGGCCGCCATTTCGTCCTCACCGGCGACGCTTCCCTGCGTGGACGGCCGATGCGCCGGGTGGGGGCACCGCTGGCAGGCATGGGCGCCGTGATCCATGGCCGCAGGGACGGCAACTTCGCCCCGCTGGCCGTGCTGGGCCAGGAGCTGCGCGGCACCACGGTGCGGACACCGGTGGCCTCCGCCCAGGTGAAGAGCGCCCTGCTGCTGGCGGCCCTCAGCGCCGAGGGCCCCACCACCGTGATCGAGCCGGCCCAGAGCCGCGACCACAGCGAGCGGATGCTGCGGGCCTTCGGCGCCGCGCTGCAGGTGGGCGGCCCCGGCGACACCTGCGTCACGGTGGAGCCGGGCGCGACCCTGCGGGGCCAGAGGGTGGTGGTGCCCGGGGACATCAGCTCCGCCGCCTTCTGGCTGGTGGCCGGGGCGGTCACCCCGGGGGCCGATCTCACCGTGGAGAACGTGGGCCTGAACCCCAGCCGTACCGGCATCCTGGAGGTGCTGCAGCAGATGGGGGCCCGCATCGAGGTGCTGAACCGCCGCGATGTGGCCGGCGAGCCGGTGGGGGATCTGCGGGTGCGGCATGGCCCGCTGCAGGCCTTCAGCATCGGCGGGGAGCTGATTCCCCGGCTGGTGGATGAGATCCCGGTGCTGGCCGTGGCGGCCTGCTGCGCGGAGGGCAGCAGCCGCATCCGCGATGCCGGGGAGCTGCGTGTCAAGGAAACCGACCGGCTGGCGGTGATGGCGCGGCAGCTGGGGGCGATGGGAGCCCGGATCGAGGAATACGAGGACGGCATGGCCGTCCATGGGGGCGCGGAGCTCCGCGGTGCCGAGCTCGACAGCGAGACCGACCACCGGGTGGCCATGAGTCTGGCCGTGGCGGCCGGCGTCGCCCGGGGCGACAGCCGGCTGCACCGGCCCGAGGCCGCTGCGGTGTCCTATCCCGGGTTCTGGGATGACCTCCAGCGCCTCGCCGCTTAG